Sequence from the Pecten maximus chromosome 8, xPecMax1.1, whole genome shotgun sequence genome:
GTATCTTGGATGGTAGTATCAGCCTGGAAGCTGTATCTCGGATGGTAGTATCGGCCTGGCAGCTGTATCTTGGATGGTAGTATCTGCCTGCCAGCTGTACCTTGGATGGTAGTATCTGCCTGCCAGCTGTACCTTGGATGGTAGTATCGGCCTGCCAGCTGTATCTCGGATGGTAGTATCGGCTTGGCAGCTGTACCTTGGATGGTAGTATCGGCCTGCCAGCTGTACCTTGGATGGTAGTATCGGCCTGCCAGCTGTACCTTGGATGGTAGTATCGGCCTGCCAGCTGTACCTTGGATGGTAGTATCGGCTTGGCAGCTGTATCTCGGATGGTAGTATCGGCTTGGCAGCTGTACCTTGGATGGTAGTATCGGCCTGCCAGCTGTACCTTGGATGGTAGTATCGGCCTGCCAGCTGTACCTTGGATGGTAGTATCGGCTTGGCAGCTGTATCTTGGATGGTAGTATCGGCCTGCCAGCTGTACCTTGGATGGTAGTATCGGCTTGGCAGCTGTATCTTGGATGGTAGTATCGGCCTGCCAGCTGTACCTTGGATGGTAGTATCGGCCTGCCAGCTGTACCTTGGATGGTAGTATCGGCCTGCCAGCTGTACCTTGGATGGTAGTATCGGCCTGCCAGCTGTACCTTGGATGGTAGTATCGGCTTGGCAGCTGTATCTTGGATGGTAGTATCGGCCTGCCAGCTGTACCTTGGATGGTAGTATCGGCTTGGCAGCTGTATCTTGGATGGTAGTATCGGCCTGCCAGCTGTACCTTGGATGGTAGTATCGGCTTGGCAGCTGTACCTTGGATGGTAGTATCGGCTTGGCAGCTGTACCTTGGATGGTAGTATCGGCCTGCCAGCTGTACCTTGGATGGTAGTATCGGCCTGCCAGCTGTACCTTGGATGGTAGTATCGGCCTGCCAGCTGTACCTTGGATGGTAGTATCGGCCTGCCAGCTGTACCTTGGATGGTAGTATCGGCCTGCCAGCTGTACCTTGGATGGTAGTATCGGCCTGCCAGCTGTATCTCGGATGGTAGTATCGGCTTGGCAGCTGTATCTTGGATGGTAGTATCTGCCTGCCAGCTGTATCTCGGATAGTAGTATCGGCCTGCCAGCTGTACCTTGGATGGTAGTATCGGCCTGCCAGCTGTATCTCGGATGGTAGTATCGGCCTGGCAGCTGTACCTTGGATGGTAGTATCGGCCTGCCAGCTGTACCTTGGATGGTAGTATCTGCCTGCCAGCTGTACCTTGGATGGTAGTATCGGCCTGCCAGCTGTACCTTGGATGGTAGTATCGGCCTGCCAGCTGTACCTTGGATGGTAGTATCGGCTTGGCAGCTGTACCTTGGATGGTAGTATCGGCCTGCCAGCTGTACCTTGGATGGTAGTATCGGCCTGCCAGCTGTACCTTGGATGGTAGTATCGGCCTGCCAGCTGTATCTCGGATGGTAGTATCGGCTTGGCAGCTGTACCTTGGATGGTAGTATCGGCCTGCCAGCTGTACCTTGGATGGTAGTATCGGCCTGCCAGCTGT
This genomic interval carries:
- the LOC117332323 gene encoding uncharacterized protein LOC117332323, with translation MEYSWQADTTIQDTAAKPILPSKVQLAGRYYYPRYSWQADTTIQGTAGRPILPSKVQLAGRYYHPRYSWQADTTIQGTAGRPILPSKVQLAGRYYHPRYSWQADTTIQGTAGRPILPSKVQLAGRYYHPRYSWQADTTIQGTAGRQILPSKVQLAGRYYHPRYSWQADTTIQGTAGRPILPSKVQLAGRYYHPRYSCQADTTIRDTAGRPILPSKVQLAGRYYHPRYSWQADTTIQGTAAKPILPSKVQLAGRYYHPRYSWQADTTIQGTAGRQILPSKVQLAGRYYHPRYSCQADTTIRDTAGRPILPSKVQLAGRYYYPRYSWQADTTIQDTAAKPILPSEIQLAGRYYHPRYSWQADTTIQGTAGRPILPSKVQLAGRYYHPRYSWQADTTIQGTAGRPILPSKVQLPSRYYHPRYSCQADTTIQGTAGRPILPSKIQLPSRYYHPRYSWQADTTIQDTAAKPILPSKVQLAGRYYHPRYSWQADTTIQGTAGRPILPSKVQLAGRYYHPRYSCQADTTIQGTAGRPILPSKIQLPSRYYHPRYSWQADTTIQGTAGRPILPSKVQLPSRYYHPRYSCQADTTIQGTAGRPILPSKVQLAGRYYHPRYSWQADTTIQGTAAKPILPSEIQLAGRYYHPRYSWQADTTIQGTAGRQILPSKIQLPGRYYHPRYSFQADTTIQDTAARPILPSEIQLAGRYYHPRYSWQADTTIQGTADSPILPSKIQLAGRYYHPRYSWQADTTIQDTAGRQILPSKVQLAGRYYHPRYSCQADTTIQGTAAKPILPSKVQLAGRYYHPRYS